Proteins encoded by one window of Rutidosis leptorrhynchoides isolate AG116_Rl617_1_P2 chromosome 7, CSIRO_AGI_Rlap_v1, whole genome shotgun sequence:
- the LOC139858718 gene encoding putative GEM-like protein 8 — protein sequence MDSRFSSKVMRFPIVSKQGPYQPLLTHSTTSKNNGVDIKGSFPISIKNHASLRPKLIEIMKNKLNYGAKILPIGREGRIFCKRFSTTDCENLLHTSKCSIYTTAGAISGSLFVTTERVAFCSDKSLKTYSATGESLKFQYKVSIPLGKIKGVEENMNMKKPNVEVVTVDDFSFWFLGVSNYNKTLRYLRQTVGHNCLSN from the exons ATGGATAGCAGATTCTCAAGCAAAGTTATGAGATTCCCGATCGTATCAAAACAGGGACCTTATCAACCACTTTTAACCCATTCTACTACTTCCAAAAACAACGGTGTAGATATAAAAGGAAGTTTTCCAATCTCGATTAAAAATCACG CGAGCTTAAGACCCAAACTCATAGAGATCATGAAGAACAAGTTAAATTACGGTGCCAAAATCCTTCCAATTGGTCGCGAAGGTAGAATCTTTTGTAAAAGGTTTAGTACTACGGATTGTGAAAATTTGTTGCACACTTCAAAATGTAGTATATACACTACAGCCGGTGCAATTTCAGGAAGCCTATTCGTTACGACCGAAAGGGTTGCGTTTTGCAGCGATAAGTCACTCAAAACGTATTCTGCAACTGGTGAGTCGTTAAAGTTTCAATATAAAGTATCGATTCCGTTAGGAAAGATAAAAGGCGTAGAAGAAAACATGAACATGAAGAAGCCGAATGTTGAGGTTGTGACGGTGGATGATTTCAGCTTCTGGTTTTTGGGGGTTTCAAACTATAACAAAACTTTAAGATATCTTCGTCAGACAGTCGGTCACAACTGCTTGAGCAACTGA
- the LOC139858848 gene encoding GEM-like protein 6 isoform X1: MDQMLSKCVVGVPIKSTGRLLTSKPHNEPHYPVTATSSNGKGRLGPKLFEIMKHKLTNGTKIVQFGSQSKIFRKNFSSNEGEKLLQASQCNLYTTAGAIAGLLFVSTERVAFLSIKSIEMYSSTGKLLKFQYKVSIPLGKIKGLQESISMKRSSNNYLELVTVDDFSFWFTGFKSYKKMLGYLHRSIGDYVNS, encoded by the exons ATGGATCAAATGTTATCCAAATGTGTTGTTGGAGTTCCAATTAAATCAACAGGAAGACTATTAACATCTAAACCTCATAACGAACCCCATTACCCTGTAACTGCAACTTCATCTAATGGTAAAG GGAGATTAGGACCGAAACTATTTGAAATCATGAAACACAAGTTGACTAACGGAACGAAAATCGTTCAATTTGGTAGCCAAAGTAAAATCTTCAGGAAAAATTTTAGTTCGAACGAGGGCGAGAAACTATTACAGGCTTCTCAATGCAACTTATACACTACAGCTGGTGCTATCGCAGGTCTTCTCTTTGTGTCTACAGAGCGGGTTGCGTTTTTGAGTATCAAGTCCATTGAAATGTATTCCTCAACAGGCAAGCTGTTAAAGTTCCAATATAAG GTATCGATCCCTTTAGGGAAGATAAAAGGCCTACAAGAAAGCATCAGCATGAAGAGGTCGTCTAACAACTACTTGGAGCTAGTGACTGTCGATGATTTCAGCTTCTGGTTTACGGGATTTAAAAGTTACAAAAAAATGTTAGGATACCTCCATCGATCAATCGGTGACTATGTG AACAGTTAA
- the LOC139858848 gene encoding GEM-like protein 6 isoform X2, with protein sequence MDQMLSKCVVGVPIKSTGRLLTSKPHNEPHYPVTATSSNGRLGPKLFEIMKHKLTNGTKIVQFGSQSKIFRKNFSSNEGEKLLQASQCNLYTTAGAIAGLLFVSTERVAFLSIKSIEMYSSTGKLLKFQYKVSIPLGKIKGLQESISMKRSSNNYLELVTVDDFSFWFTGFKSYKKMLGYLHRSIGDYVNS encoded by the exons ATGGATCAAATGTTATCCAAATGTGTTGTTGGAGTTCCAATTAAATCAACAGGAAGACTATTAACATCTAAACCTCATAACGAACCCCATTACCCTGTAACTGCAACTTCATCTAATG GGAGATTAGGACCGAAACTATTTGAAATCATGAAACACAAGTTGACTAACGGAACGAAAATCGTTCAATTTGGTAGCCAAAGTAAAATCTTCAGGAAAAATTTTAGTTCGAACGAGGGCGAGAAACTATTACAGGCTTCTCAATGCAACTTATACACTACAGCTGGTGCTATCGCAGGTCTTCTCTTTGTGTCTACAGAGCGGGTTGCGTTTTTGAGTATCAAGTCCATTGAAATGTATTCCTCAACAGGCAAGCTGTTAAAGTTCCAATATAAG GTATCGATCCCTTTAGGGAAGATAAAAGGCCTACAAGAAAGCATCAGCATGAAGAGGTCGTCTAACAACTACTTGGAGCTAGTGACTGTCGATGATTTCAGCTTCTGGTTTACGGGATTTAAAAGTTACAAAAAAATGTTAGGATACCTCCATCGATCAATCGGTGACTATGTG AACAGTTAA
- the LOC139860078 gene encoding secreted RxLR effector protein 161-like: protein MVGSLIYLTITRPKIAYSVGIVSQFMQCPTNVHLDATKRILRYVKGSVGHGLWYKKCDNVLLNGFVDADWMGDANDRHSTSGYCFNMGSAVISWCSKKQDVVALSSTEAEYIAATMAAQECTWLRRLIGDILEKVDYVVKLKCDNESVIKLASNPVFHARTKHIEMRYHFISEKVLSGEIELANVRTNAQVADIFTKALMKVKFMEFREALGIVDREFSLRGSVKINANFNHFGASSTTTPCA from the coding sequence ATGGTTGGAAGTTTAATCTATCTAACCATCACAAGACCGAAAATTGCTTACTCGGTTGGCATTGTTTCACAATTTATGCAATGTCCaactaatgttcatcttgatgCAACAAAAAGGATCCTTCGTTATGTGAAAGGATCAGTAGGCCACGGCTTGTGGTATAAGAAGTGTGATAATGTTTTGTTAAATGGTTTTGTGGATGCAGATTGGATGGGAGACGCAAATGATCGCCATTCAACTTCGGGTTACTGTTTTAACATGGGTTCCGCGGTTATTTCATGGTGTAGCAAGaagcaagatgttgttgctttGTCTAGCACGGAAGCGGAATACATAGCTGCAACAATGGCGGCTCAAGAATGTACTTGGTTAAGAAGATTGATTGGTGACATACTTGAAAAGGTAGATTATGTTGTCAAATTGAAATGTGACAACGAAAGTGTAATCAAGCTTGCTTCGAATCCTGTGTTTCATGCCCGTACTAAGCATATAGAAATGAGATATCATTTTATTAGTGAAAAGGTTCTTAGCGGGGAGATCGAGCTAGCAAACGTAAGGACAAATGCTCAAGTAGCCGACATCTTTACTAAAGCTCTAATGAAAGTCAAGTTCATGGAATTTCGAGAGGCGTTGGGGATTGTTGATCGGGAGTTTTCactaagggggagtgttaaaattaaTGCAAACTTTAATCATTTTGGAGCAAGTAGCACAACTACTCCATGTGCCTAG
- the LOC139860079 gene encoding secreted RxLR effector protein 161-like translates to MMEGKPCRTPADTQSKLDHTGPPVADPTLYRSLAGALQYLTFTRPDISYAVQKIYLFMHDPREPHFLALKRILRYLRGTLDYGLQIHVSSTAGLVGYSDADWGGCPTTRRSTSSYCVISRSSAEAEYRGVANAVAETCWQRNFLRELHTSPQKATIVYCDNISSGTFVFFMSPHSQYADIFTKGLPTSLFSDFRSSLNVRVSPPDKIAEGC, encoded by the exons ATGATGGAGGGCAAACCTTGTCGCACGCCTGCCGACACACAGTCTAAACTGGACCACACTGGTCCACCCGTTGCAGATCCTACCTTATATAGGAGTCTTGCGGGTGCTCTACAGTATCTCACATTCACTCGCCCTGACATTTCCTACGCGGTTCAGAAGATATATCTGTTCATGCATGATCCACGCGAGCCACATTTTCTTGCTCTTAAGCGCATTTTACGGTATCTTCGTGGCACACTTGATTATGGGTTACAGATACACGTCTCATCCACAGCTGGCCTTGTTGGATATTCTGATGCTGATTGGGGTGGATGCCCAACTACACGTCGTTCGACATCGAGCTATTGT GTTATATCTAGATCTAGTGCTGAGGCCGAATATCGTGGCGTTGCCAATGCTGTTGCTGAGACATGTTGGCAACGCAATTTTCTCAGAGAGCTTCACACTTCTCCCCAAAAGGCCACCATTGTTTATTGTGACAACATTAGCTCT GGAACATTCGTGTTCTTCATGTCCCCTCACTCTCAATATGCTGATATCTTCACCAAGGGACTTCCGACTTCGTTATTCAGCGATTTTCGGTCCAGTTTGAACGTTCGGGTTTCCCCTCCCGATAAAATTGCGGAGGGATGTTAG